Proteins encoded within one genomic window of Pygocentrus nattereri isolate fPygNat1 chromosome 9, fPygNat1.pri, whole genome shotgun sequence:
- the nr4a1 gene encoding nuclear receptor subfamily 4 group A member 1 isoform X1: protein MTCVQSQHGVQSYESTLFSSEFLNPDFTPRLAMDMSDQREHISTPSLPSITSLVGGYGGEFDSYSCQISTATATTSGQDAFKLDDMPVYGCYPGTFTLSYMDDTLPTSGGSNCFGSPASAPSPSTPGYQPMPAWDGVFGPCSPDPGCWGTEKTPLHQAPSFFTFGPLPGGELSPLGQLQPQLTDQDPFSQSPQNSFSPLGLDHSSKDNSALVDSQVSPKAKSPTGNEGCCAVCGDNASCQHYGVRTCEGCKGFFKRTVQKNAKYVCLANKDCPVDKRRRNRCQFCRFQKCLAVGMVKEVVRTDSLKGRRGRLPSKPKPVQESASIAPPVNIVDSLVTAHIDSGPGIGTLDYSKYQETVVSLSEKEDANDIQQFYDLLTGSMSVIRKWAESIPGFTAFCKEDQDLLFESAFVELFILRLAYRSNPETNELIFCNGVVLHRMQCVRGFGDWIDSIMEFSQNLHRMNLDVAAFSCLATLVIITDRHGLKEPKRVEDFQNGLIPCLKDHVSASVSEAARPNYLSRLLGKLPELRTLCTQGLQRIFYLKLEDLVPPPPIVDKIFMDTLPF from the exons ATGACCTGTGTTCAAAGTCAACATGGAGTCCAATCCTATGAGAGCACCCTCTTCAGCTCAGAGTTTCTGAACCCTGACTTCACCCCCAGGTTGGCCATGGACATGAGTGACCAGCGAGAGCATATTTCTACTCCTTCCCTGCCGAGTATCACCTCACTGGTCGGAGGCTACGGGGGCGAGTTTGATTCCTACTCCTGTCAGATCTCCACTGCTACTGCCACCACCTCAGGACAAGATGCCTTCAAGCTGGATGACATGCCAGTTTATGGCTGTTACCCTGGAACATTTACCTTGAGTTATATGGACGACACGCTGCCCACCTCAGGTGGCTCGAACTGTTTTGGTAGCCCAGCCTCAGCCCCTTCACCCTCAACTCCTGGTTACCAGCCTATGCCTGCCTGGGATGGAGTCTTTGGGCCCTGCTCTCCTGATCCAGGCTGCTGGGGCACAGAGAAGACACCTCTTCATCAGGCCccttctttctttacttttggCCCTTTACCAGGGGGTGAACTTTCTCCTCTGGGGCAGCTGCAGCCTCAGTTGACTGATCAAGATCCCTTCTCCCAGAGCCCCCAGAACAGCTTCAGTCCCCTTGGCCTGGATCACAGCAGCAAGGACAACTCAGCCCTGGTGGACAGTCAGGTGTCTCCCAAGGCCAAGAGTCCAACAGGAAATGAAGGGTGCTGTGCAGTGTGTGGGGACAACGCCTCCTGCCAGCACTATGGAGTCCGCACCTGTGAGGGCTGCAAAGGTTTCTTTAAG cgTACGGTACAGAAAAATGCCAAATATGTGTGCCTAGCCAATAAAGACTGCCCGGTAGACAAACGGCGGCGGAACAGGTGCCAGTTCTGTCGTTTTCAGAAGTGCCTGGCAGTAGGAATGGTGAAAGAAG TCGTGAGAACAGACAGCCTGAAGGGCAGAAGGGGTCGTCTGCCCTCTAAGCCAAAACCAGTCCAAGAATCAGCATCTATTGCCCCTCCTGTGAACATCGTTGACTCTCTTGTGACAGCTCATATTGACTCTGGCCCAGGCATTGGAACATTAGACTATTCAAAG TATCAAGAAACAGTGGTTAGCCTGTCTGAAAAAGAGGATGCCAATGACATCCAGCAGTTTTACGACCTGCTGACGGGGTCTATGAGTGTGATCAGAAAGTGGGCTGAGAGTATCCCTGGATTCACTGCCTTCTGTAAGGAGGACCAAGACTTGCTCTTCGAATCAGCCTTTGTTGAGCTCTTCATATTACGGCTTGCTTACAG ATCAAACCCTGAGACAAATGAACTGATTTTCTGCAATGGGGTGGTTCTTCACCGCATGCAATGTGTGCGGGGGTTTGGTGACTGGATTGACTCCATCATGGAGTTCTCTCAGAATTTACATCGTATGAACCTTGATGTGGCTGCATTCTCCTGTCTTGCCACATTGGTGATCATAACAG ATCGCCATGGGCTGAAAGAACCTAAACGAGTGGAGGACTTCCAGAATGGTCTAATCCCGTGTCTCAAAGACCATGTCTCTGCAAGTGTCTCAGAAGCAGCTCGACCCAACTATCTGTCACGTCTGCTGGGAAAACTGCCAGAGCTCAGAACACTGTGTACTCAAGGCCTTCAGCGTATCTTCTACCTTAAGCTAGAAGACCTCGTCCCACCTCCTCCCATCGTAGACAAGATCTTCATGGATACCTTGCCTTTCTGA
- the nr4a1 gene encoding nuclear receptor subfamily 4 group A member 1 isoform X2, which translates to MDMSDQREHISTPSLPSITSLVGGYGGEFDSYSCQISTATATTSGQDAFKLDDMPVYGCYPGTFTLSYMDDTLPTSGGSNCFGSPASAPSPSTPGYQPMPAWDGVFGPCSPDPGCWGTEKTPLHQAPSFFTFGPLPGGELSPLGQLQPQLTDQDPFSQSPQNSFSPLGLDHSSKDNSALVDSQVSPKAKSPTGNEGCCAVCGDNASCQHYGVRTCEGCKGFFKRTVQKNAKYVCLANKDCPVDKRRRNRCQFCRFQKCLAVGMVKEVVRTDSLKGRRGRLPSKPKPVQESASIAPPVNIVDSLVTAHIDSGPGIGTLDYSKYQETVVSLSEKEDANDIQQFYDLLTGSMSVIRKWAESIPGFTAFCKEDQDLLFESAFVELFILRLAYRSNPETNELIFCNGVVLHRMQCVRGFGDWIDSIMEFSQNLHRMNLDVAAFSCLATLVIITDRHGLKEPKRVEDFQNGLIPCLKDHVSASVSEAARPNYLSRLLGKLPELRTLCTQGLQRIFYLKLEDLVPPPPIVDKIFMDTLPF; encoded by the exons ATGGACATGAGTGACCAGCGAGAGCATATTTCTACTCCTTCCCTGCCGAGTATCACCTCACTGGTCGGAGGCTACGGGGGCGAGTTTGATTCCTACTCCTGTCAGATCTCCACTGCTACTGCCACCACCTCAGGACAAGATGCCTTCAAGCTGGATGACATGCCAGTTTATGGCTGTTACCCTGGAACATTTACCTTGAGTTATATGGACGACACGCTGCCCACCTCAGGTGGCTCGAACTGTTTTGGTAGCCCAGCCTCAGCCCCTTCACCCTCAACTCCTGGTTACCAGCCTATGCCTGCCTGGGATGGAGTCTTTGGGCCCTGCTCTCCTGATCCAGGCTGCTGGGGCACAGAGAAGACACCTCTTCATCAGGCCccttctttctttacttttggCCCTTTACCAGGGGGTGAACTTTCTCCTCTGGGGCAGCTGCAGCCTCAGTTGACTGATCAAGATCCCTTCTCCCAGAGCCCCCAGAACAGCTTCAGTCCCCTTGGCCTGGATCACAGCAGCAAGGACAACTCAGCCCTGGTGGACAGTCAGGTGTCTCCCAAGGCCAAGAGTCCAACAGGAAATGAAGGGTGCTGTGCAGTGTGTGGGGACAACGCCTCCTGCCAGCACTATGGAGTCCGCACCTGTGAGGGCTGCAAAGGTTTCTTTAAG cgTACGGTACAGAAAAATGCCAAATATGTGTGCCTAGCCAATAAAGACTGCCCGGTAGACAAACGGCGGCGGAACAGGTGCCAGTTCTGTCGTTTTCAGAAGTGCCTGGCAGTAGGAATGGTGAAAGAAG TCGTGAGAACAGACAGCCTGAAGGGCAGAAGGGGTCGTCTGCCCTCTAAGCCAAAACCAGTCCAAGAATCAGCATCTATTGCCCCTCCTGTGAACATCGTTGACTCTCTTGTGACAGCTCATATTGACTCTGGCCCAGGCATTGGAACATTAGACTATTCAAAG TATCAAGAAACAGTGGTTAGCCTGTCTGAAAAAGAGGATGCCAATGACATCCAGCAGTTTTACGACCTGCTGACGGGGTCTATGAGTGTGATCAGAAAGTGGGCTGAGAGTATCCCTGGATTCACTGCCTTCTGTAAGGAGGACCAAGACTTGCTCTTCGAATCAGCCTTTGTTGAGCTCTTCATATTACGGCTTGCTTACAG ATCAAACCCTGAGACAAATGAACTGATTTTCTGCAATGGGGTGGTTCTTCACCGCATGCAATGTGTGCGGGGGTTTGGTGACTGGATTGACTCCATCATGGAGTTCTCTCAGAATTTACATCGTATGAACCTTGATGTGGCTGCATTCTCCTGTCTTGCCACATTGGTGATCATAACAG ATCGCCATGGGCTGAAAGAACCTAAACGAGTGGAGGACTTCCAGAATGGTCTAATCCCGTGTCTCAAAGACCATGTCTCTGCAAGTGTCTCAGAAGCAGCTCGACCCAACTATCTGTCACGTCTGCTGGGAAAACTGCCAGAGCTCAGAACACTGTGTACTCAAGGCCTTCAGCGTATCTTCTACCTTAAGCTAGAAGACCTCGTCCCACCTCCTCCCATCGTAGACAAGATCTTCATGGATACCTTGCCTTTCTGA